One genomic segment of Methylocystis rosea includes these proteins:
- a CDS encoding efflux RND transporter permease subunit: MSAKSSLGQFAIRNATAITFITVALCLAGIYSALQMPSSVFPQTNFPRCVVLIDNGVMPAQEMMATITRPIEEAMKDVPGTVSVRSATGRGSAEVNVFFNWQVDMLQAELQVNSRLAQVRSTLPATATTAVWRLTFAAFPIIGVSLTSSTHDITRLWEIARYDIKPRFLTVPGVARVDLVGGRAPEYHVVVDPLRLSAARLSLSQITDALVKTNLIAPTGLHEEDHTLYLTVVDGRVHDIDEIENVTVAVSNGRPFRVKDFARVERAPEPVFNVVTAEGVNAVLLNIRSQSNGSTLDIADGIANEIRALQRELPPGAKLSFFYDQSLLVRASVRSVWEAIFFGLILSIVIIYLFLKNWGTTLTAIVVIPVTVLITLAAMRVAGLSFNLMTLGGIAAAIGLVIDDAIVVVEAIYAKCATGVPRIEAICLAIAEIFRPLVASTLTPVVVFIPLVFLDGITGVFFRALALTMVVSLLTSLALAILLTPSLASWLVRDQGRERSHEDTGFLFAHIVRIYETALRFALQHKWSALTGCFLLILFGIVFYRSLENDFLPPMDEGGFVIDYHTPYGTSLTETNRQLLQAEEILRLTPEVESYSRRTGARLALALTESNKGDFLVKLKTSRKRSTDEIIAELRRKFRAAVPGVEWDFAGILSDLIGDLTWSPKPIEVKIFSTDAELLKRKASDIAAEIKQLKGVVDVFDGLVYAGPTLSLRVRSIAAQRFGLTPADVAAAVNTAMLGQQASSVLEGDRVVRIRVRVDNGSIGDVATLHELPLRAPDGSLIKLSQVADVIEIPSQLELRREDLRQNVAVTARLEGRDLGSAIVEIRERLSADKSLAPGMIEFGGLYQQQQESFRNLLLVLIVAVLLVFTVLLIEFGSFREPIAIVFGAVLALFGTVFLLWLTNTTLNVVSFLGAIIGVGIVAKNGILMLDLVDSVRSDRLSIEESLVLSGCRRLRPVLMTSLAAALGMLPMAYGVGSGADMLKPLALAVIGALCFSVMLSLIATPVVFCLMWKLTEKST; this comes from the coding sequence ATGAGCGCTAAGTCATCCCTCGGACAGTTCGCGATACGCAACGCAACCGCGATCACGTTCATCACCGTGGCTCTGTGTCTCGCGGGGATCTATTCTGCGTTGCAGATGCCGTCCTCCGTTTTCCCGCAAACCAATTTTCCGCGCTGCGTCGTTCTAATCGATAATGGGGTCATGCCGGCGCAGGAAATGATGGCGACGATTACTCGTCCCATTGAGGAGGCAATGAAAGACGTTCCAGGGACGGTATCAGTTCGTTCCGCGACCGGTCGCGGCTCCGCCGAGGTCAATGTCTTCTTTAATTGGCAAGTGGACATGCTCCAGGCCGAGCTTCAGGTTAATAGCCGCCTTGCGCAGGTGAGAAGCACCCTTCCGGCGACCGCCACAACCGCGGTCTGGCGTCTAACCTTCGCTGCTTTTCCTATTATCGGCGTAAGCCTGACCAGTTCGACACACGATATCACCAGACTTTGGGAAATCGCGCGTTATGACATCAAGCCACGATTTCTGACGGTTCCGGGCGTCGCGCGGGTCGATTTGGTCGGCGGCCGGGCCCCTGAATATCACGTTGTCGTCGACCCGTTGCGATTGAGCGCCGCACGGCTCAGTCTCTCGCAAATTACCGATGCGCTCGTCAAAACCAATCTTATTGCGCCGACCGGACTGCATGAAGAGGACCACACGCTGTACCTCACGGTCGTCGATGGACGTGTGCATGATATCGATGAAATTGAAAATGTGACAGTAGCGGTATCGAACGGGCGTCCATTTCGAGTGAAGGATTTCGCGCGTGTCGAACGCGCCCCCGAGCCTGTTTTTAACGTCGTTACCGCCGAGGGCGTAAACGCCGTCCTACTCAACATCCGAAGTCAGTCCAACGGGAGCACGCTCGACATCGCGGATGGGATCGCCAACGAAATCCGCGCGCTGCAACGGGAACTGCCGCCGGGCGCAAAGCTTTCGTTCTTCTATGATCAATCACTACTGGTTCGAGCGTCTGTGAGAAGCGTTTGGGAAGCGATATTTTTCGGTCTGATACTTTCGATTGTGATCATCTATCTCTTTCTCAAGAACTGGGGGACGACGCTCACGGCGATCGTCGTTATTCCGGTCACAGTGCTCATTACCCTGGCCGCAATGCGCGTTGCGGGTTTAAGTTTCAACTTGATGACGCTCGGAGGCATTGCCGCGGCCATTGGTCTGGTCATCGACGACGCGATTGTCGTAGTGGAAGCTATCTACGCCAAATGCGCAACTGGCGTTCCTCGGATCGAGGCTATATGTCTCGCCATCGCCGAAATCTTCCGCCCCCTCGTGGCGTCTACCCTTACTCCCGTCGTCGTGTTCATTCCACTGGTGTTTCTCGATGGGATCACTGGCGTGTTTTTTCGGGCTCTGGCTTTGACGATGGTTGTCTCGTTGCTCACCTCGCTGGCGCTCGCGATCTTGCTTACGCCTTCTCTGGCGAGTTGGTTGGTCCGAGATCAGGGACGTGAGAGAAGCCATGAGGACACTGGATTTCTCTTTGCACACATTGTCCGCATCTATGAAACTGCTTTGCGCTTCGCTCTCCAGCACAAATGGTCGGCTTTAACTGGCTGCTTTCTCCTAATTCTTTTTGGGATCGTTTTTTATAGGAGCCTCGAAAATGATTTTCTCCCGCCGATGGATGAAGGTGGATTTGTCATCGATTATCATACGCCGTACGGAACAAGCTTGACGGAAACCAATCGCCAACTCCTACAGGCTGAGGAGATCCTTCGTCTTACGCCTGAGGTCGAGAGCTATTCCCGACGCACCGGCGCGAGACTCGCGCTTGCGCTTACTGAGTCGAACAAAGGCGATTTCCTGGTCAAGCTGAAAACGTCTCGTAAACGAAGCACGGATGAGATCATCGCCGAACTGCGCAGAAAGTTCCGTGCGGCCGTGCCTGGAGTGGAATGGGATTTCGCTGGGATTCTCAGCGACCTTATTGGCGACCTCACATGGTCACCGAAACCTATCGAAGTAAAAATATTCTCGACCGACGCTGAGCTTCTAAAACGCAAAGCTAGTGATATCGCCGCGGAGATCAAACAACTGAAGGGTGTTGTCGACGTCTTCGACGGGTTGGTTTATGCCGGTCCCACATTGAGTCTCCGGGTCCGCTCGATTGCTGCGCAACGATTTGGTTTAACGCCTGCCGATGTGGCAGCCGCTGTGAATACTGCTATGCTTGGCCAACAAGCGTCGAGCGTGCTCGAAGGCGACCGGGTGGTCAGAATCCGCGTCCGCGTTGATAACGGAAGTATCGGAGACGTCGCGACTCTTCATGAGCTGCCGCTTCGTGCGCCCGATGGCTCGCTGATAAAATTGTCTCAGGTCGCCGACGTAATCGAGATACCCAGCCAGCTCGAACTGCGTCGCGAGGATTTACGTCAAAACGTTGCGGTGACGGCGCGCTTGGAGGGCCGAGATCTCGGCAGCGCTATCGTTGAAATACGTGAACGGCTCAGCGCAGATAAGTCGCTCGCTCCGGGGATGATCGAATTTGGCGGGTTATATCAACAGCAGCAGGAATCGTTTCGGAATCTGCTCCTTGTCCTAATCGTAGCAGTTTTGCTGGTTTTCACTGTGTTGCTGATAGAGTTTGGTTCGTTCCGCGAACCGATCGCTATCGTATTTGGGGCCGTGCTCGCATTGTTCGGGACGGTTTTTTTGCTTTGGCTGACAAACACGACGCTCAATGTGGTTTCGTTTCTCGGCGCAATAATTGGCGTCGGCATCGTTGCAAAGAACGGAATTCTCATGCTTGATCTGGTCGACAGTGTTCGTTCGGATCGCCTAAGCATCGAAGAGTCATTGGTGCTTTCCGGCTGCCGCAGACTGCGACCTGTGCTGATGACGTCTCTCGCCGCAGCGCTTGGTATGCTGCCGATGGCCTATGGCGTCGGCTCGGGCGCTGATATGCTCAAACCGTTGGCGCTCGCGGTCATCGGCGCATTGTGTTTTTCCGTGATGCTTTCACTTATTGCGACTCCCGTTGTTTTCTGTTTGATGTGGAAACTAACAGAGAAGTCCACGTAA
- the modC gene encoding molybdenum ABC transporter ATP-binding protein → MSEVPAQASIQAKFRLDYPQFTLDFGADIPGRGVTALFGPSGSGKTTALRCVAGLIRAPGGRLVIGDEIWQDETRGFFLPTHRRPLGMVFQDAALFPHLTVLGNLNYGMKRSGTTKASASFDAILALLGIEGLLDRMPGKLSGGERQRVAVARALLMRPRLVLMDEPLAALDLKRKLEILPYLERLRDELDIPILYVSHSPDEVARLADHLILMDTGRIVASGPLSQTLGRVDLPSAFADDAGVVLSVIVAQHEVDELTRLEFDGGAILVSRRLESVGRRLRCRIHARDVSLAIEPRADTSILNILPAMVVAFAQTGTPGHVLVQLSLRDGAPLLARITERSRRQLGVTVGSAVWAQVKAVALLGE, encoded by the coding sequence ATGTCTGAAGTCCCCGCACAAGCGTCGATACAAGCCAAATTCCGCCTCGACTACCCTCAATTCACGCTCGATTTTGGCGCCGATATTCCCGGCCGAGGGGTGACGGCGCTGTTCGGGCCGTCAGGCTCGGGCAAGACAACCGCCTTGCGCTGCGTCGCCGGCCTCATTCGCGCGCCCGGCGGAAGGCTCGTGATCGGCGATGAAATTTGGCAGGATGAAACGCGCGGCTTTTTTCTTCCCACGCATCGCCGGCCGCTCGGCATGGTTTTTCAGGACGCCGCCCTTTTTCCTCATCTCACGGTTCTCGGCAATTTGAACTACGGCATGAAGCGCTCGGGCACGACAAAGGCGTCGGCCAGCTTTGACGCTATTCTCGCTCTGCTGGGCATCGAAGGCCTGCTTGACCGAATGCCAGGGAAACTGTCCGGTGGCGAGCGCCAGCGAGTCGCCGTCGCGCGGGCTTTGCTGATGCGCCCGAGGCTAGTGCTGATGGATGAACCTCTAGCCGCGCTCGACCTCAAGCGCAAGCTCGAAATCCTGCCCTATCTCGAACGGTTGCGCGATGAATTGGATATTCCAATTCTATATGTGAGCCATTCGCCCGACGAGGTCGCCCGACTCGCGGACCATCTCATTCTGATGGATACGGGCCGGATCGTCGCCAGCGGCCCGCTTTCGCAGACTTTGGGAAGGGTCGATCTTCCCTCGGCCTTCGCCGACGACGCTGGCGTCGTGTTGAGCGTGATCGTCGCCCAACATGAAGTAGATGAACTGACCCGTTTGGAGTTCGACGGCGGCGCGATTCTTGTCTCCCGTCGCCTGGAATCTGTTGGTCGCCGGCTACGGTGCCGCATCCACGCCCGTGACGTGAGCCTCGCCATCGAACCTCGCGCCGACACGAGCATTCTGAACATTCTGCCAGCGATGGTCGTCGCTTTCGCGCAGACGGGCACGCCGGGGCATGTGCTTGTCCAGCTTTCCTTGCGCGACGGCGCTCCGCTGCTCGCGCGAATAACCGAGCGCTCGCGTCGTCAACTGGGCGTCACGGTCGGATCGGCCGTTTGGGCGCAGGTGAAGGCGGTCGCCCTCCTCGGGGAGTGA
- the modB gene encoding molybdate ABC transporter permease subunit yields the protein MLDAEDFAAIWQTLKLATIVTALLLLIGTPIAWWLARTKSWLKGPVGAVVALPLVLPPTVIGFYMLLAMGPYGPLGKLTNLLGLEALPFTFQGIVIASVCYSMPFVVQPIQNAFEAIGERPLEAAATLRASPLDAFFTVALPLAKPGFVTAAILGFAHTIGEFGVVLMIGGNIPGKTRLVSVQIYDHVEAMEYARAHWLAGGMLIFSFFVLLALYTRRKEKGDV from the coding sequence ATGCTTGACGCCGAAGATTTCGCCGCGATCTGGCAGACGTTAAAGCTTGCAACGATCGTGACGGCGCTGCTGCTCCTCATCGGCACGCCGATCGCGTGGTGGCTGGCGCGCACGAAGTCTTGGCTCAAGGGGCCTGTGGGCGCCGTCGTGGCGTTGCCGCTCGTGCTCCCGCCGACCGTGATCGGCTTTTACATGCTGCTCGCGATGGGGCCTTACGGCCCGCTCGGCAAGCTTACAAACTTGCTCGGTCTTGAAGCGCTCCCGTTCACCTTCCAGGGAATCGTTATCGCATCGGTTTGCTATTCGATGCCCTTCGTCGTTCAGCCGATCCAGAACGCTTTCGAAGCTATTGGCGAACGTCCTTTGGAGGCCGCCGCGACGCTACGGGCAAGTCCGCTCGACGCGTTTTTCACGGTCGCCTTGCCGCTCGCGAAACCGGGCTTCGTCACGGCGGCGATCTTGGGATTTGCGCACACCATTGGCGAATTCGGCGTCGTTCTCATGATCGGCGGCAATATTCCCGGCAAGACGCGCCTCGTTTCGGTGCAAATCTACGACCATGTCGAAGCGATGGAATATGCGCGCGCTCATTGGCTCGCGGGCGGCATGTTGATCTTCAGTTTTTTCGTGCTGCTCGCCCTCTACACGCGCCGCAAGGAAAAGGGCGATGTCTGA
- the modA gene encoding molybdate ABC transporter substrate-binding protein, with amino-acid sequence MKFVKILSAGILACLLALGPARAGEKLTIAAAADLKFAMDEIAASFRKAHPGEEVDVIYGSSGKFHTQIQQGAPFDIFFSADKGFAEGLKAEGLAVTEPKLYAVGRIVLWSSTRDASKMNLKDLDDPKLNKIAVANPAHAPYGKRAEEALGAVGLWDKLKDKLVFGENIAQTAQFVQTGAADIGVIALSLAKSPALASKGGYALIPDKLHALLEQAFVITKHGAENALAKAFARYMSAKESRQIMIRYGFVLPSETALK; translated from the coding sequence ATGAAATTCGTCAAGATTCTAAGCGCCGGCATTCTCGCTTGCTTGCTGGCGTTGGGACCGGCCCGCGCCGGCGAAAAGCTCACGATCGCGGCGGCGGCCGACCTCAAATTCGCGATGGACGAAATCGCGGCGTCGTTCCGCAAAGCGCATCCCGGCGAAGAGGTAGATGTGATTTACGGATCGTCAGGCAAGTTTCATACGCAAATCCAGCAAGGCGCGCCCTTCGACATTTTTTTCTCGGCGGACAAGGGCTTTGCAGAAGGCTTAAAAGCCGAAGGGCTCGCTGTCACCGAACCAAAACTTTATGCGGTTGGCCGCATCGTGTTGTGGAGTTCGACGCGTGACGCCAGCAAAATGAACCTGAAGGATTTAGACGATCCCAAACTGAACAAAATCGCCGTCGCCAATCCGGCCCACGCGCCCTATGGCAAGCGGGCGGAAGAAGCGCTGGGGGCCGTCGGCCTTTGGGACAAATTGAAGGACAAGCTCGTTTTCGGCGAAAACATCGCCCAGACCGCGCAGTTCGTTCAAACCGGCGCCGCAGATATTGGCGTCATTGCGCTCTCGCTCGCGAAAAGCCCGGCACTTGCGAGCAAAGGCGGTTATGCGCTGATCCCCGACAAGCTGCACGCGCTGCTCGAACAAGCATTCGTCATCACCAAGCACGGCGCGGAAAACGCTCTGGCCAAAGCCTTCGCCAGATATATGAGCGCCAAGGAATCTCGCCAGATCATGATCCGCTATGGCTTCGTCCTGCCGAGCGAAACGGCCCTGAAATAG
- the modA gene encoding molybdate ABC transporter substrate-binding protein: MSKAAESCWRVSKSRADEIQVAVAANFTAPMRKIADDFEKETGHRPLLAFGTVGKFYAQIKSGAPFEALVSSDKETPDKLVRDGLAVEAARYTYAVGKLVLWSAAPGLVDSKGAILTSGAFQHLALANPKLTVYGAAGQEVLKKLGVWDAVQPKIVLAENITQSYQFVASGNAEIGFVAWSQVVGQDGKIEKGSAWAPPADLYPPIKQDVILLAPGADWLMAMNS; encoded by the coding sequence ATGAGTAAAGCAGCGGAATCGTGTTGGCGCGTCTCGAAGTCTCGCGCCGATGAGATTCAGGTGGCGGTTGCGGCAAATTTTACGGCGCCGATGCGTAAGATCGCCGACGATTTCGAGAAAGAAACCGGCCACAGGCCGCTCCTTGCCTTCGGCACGGTCGGCAAGTTTTACGCGCAGATTAAGAGCGGAGCGCCCTTCGAGGCGCTGGTGTCTTCGGACAAGGAGACGCCCGACAAGCTGGTTCGCGACGGGCTTGCGGTCGAGGCTGCCCGTTACACTTACGCCGTCGGCAAGCTCGTTCTCTGGAGCGCTGCGCCCGGCTTGGTTGATTCGAAAGGCGCGATTCTGACGAGCGGCGCATTCCAGCATCTCGCATTGGCCAATCCAAAGCTCACCGTCTATGGCGCCGCGGGACAAGAGGTCTTGAAGAAACTTGGCGTCTGGGACGCTGTTCAGCCGAAGATCGTTCTGGCAGAGAACATCACGCAATCGTACCAGTTCGTCGCTTCTGGCAATGCGGAAATTGGCTTCGTCGCCTGGTCCCAGGTCGTCGGCCAAGATGGAAAGATCGAAAAGGGCTCGGCCTGGGCGCCACCGGCCGATCTTTACCCGCCGATCAAGCAGGACGTGATCCTCCTCGCGCCCGGCGCCGACTGGCTTATGGCTATGAACTCGTAA
- a CDS encoding sulfite exporter TauE/SafE family protein — MPAPAIHSKALEQSVKGNASAAFGGGAIIGALGGLIGLGGAEFRLPLLIGAFGFPGLEAVIVNKAMSLIVVAFALPFRASAVPLAAIAASWPVIVNLLAGSLLGAWFGAGWATRLSAETLYRIIAVLLVLIAIALMFGHDAARSSAVLTGLPLAAAGVAAGFAIGIVASLLGVAGGELLIPTLVLLFGADIKLAGSLSLAVSLPTMIVGFTRYSRDSSFKVLGRSRRFVLTMAAGSIVGSFIGGQMLNVVPSAVLLPLLAVILLISAAKVWRHE, encoded by the coding sequence ATGCCCGCCCCGGCTATTCACTCCAAGGCGCTTGAACAAAGCGTGAAGGGTAATGCGAGCGCGGCGTTTGGCGGTGGGGCGATCATTGGGGCGCTTGGCGGCCTGATCGGTCTTGGCGGCGCGGAATTCCGGCTCCCGCTGCTCATCGGCGCGTTCGGATTTCCTGGCCTCGAAGCGGTCATTGTTAACAAGGCGATGAGCCTGATTGTCGTGGCCTTCGCCCTGCCGTTTCGCGCAAGCGCCGTGCCGCTTGCGGCGATAGCCGCCAGTTGGCCCGTCATCGTCAACCTTCTGGCCGGGAGCCTTCTCGGAGCATGGTTCGGCGCGGGATGGGCGACGCGACTGAGTGCCGAGACGCTTTACCGGATCATCGCGGTTCTGCTGGTCTTGATCGCCATCGCCCTGATGTTCGGTCACGACGCGGCGCGTTCAAGCGCCGTATTGACCGGCCTTCCGCTAGCAGCTGCTGGCGTCGCAGCGGGCTTCGCCATCGGAATCGTCGCCTCCCTTCTTGGAGTGGCCGGCGGCGAACTCCTTATTCCCACCCTGGTGCTGCTCTTTGGCGCGGACATCAAGCTCGCGGGAAGTCTCTCGCTGGCGGTGAGTCTCCCGACGATGATCGTCGGCTTCACCCGATACAGTCGCGACAGCAGTTTCAAGGTTCTCGGTCGAAGCCGCCGCTTTGTCCTGACCATGGCGGCGGGATCGATCGTCGGGAGCTTCATCGGCGGGCAGATGCTCAACGTCGTTCCGAGCGCGGTTCTGCTGCCGCTGCTTGCGGTCATTCTGTTGATTTCAGCGGCGAAGGTCTGGCGACATGAGTAA
- a CDS encoding winged helix-turn-helix domain-containing protein, which produces MSSYHSPRLSLRIYLAPDVFLGPGKADLLQGIVETGSIAAAGRRMNMSYKRAWYLVDTLNGYFDEPLVVSSKGGRAGGGASLTDTGRAVLECYRRVQEKTEAAIKSELKSLARMGANAQK; this is translated from the coding sequence ATGTCCTCATACCACTCCCCACGACTTTCGCTCCGCATTTATCTCGCTCCCGATGTATTCCTCGGACCGGGGAAGGCCGATCTATTGCAGGGAATCGTTGAGACCGGCTCGATCGCCGCCGCTGGGCGGCGCATGAACATGAGCTACAAGCGCGCGTGGTATCTCGTCGACACATTGAACGGTTATTTCGATGAGCCGCTCGTTGTTTCAAGCAAGGGCGGCCGCGCCGGCGGGGGCGCGTCGCTGACGGATACCGGTCGCGCGGTGCTGGAATGCTATCGCCGCGTCCAGGAAAAGACGGAGGCTGCAATCAAGTCGGAGCTTAAGAGTTTAGCGCGCATGGGCGCGAACGCCCAAAAATAA